In Bartonella machadoae, a single genomic region encodes these proteins:
- the petA gene encoding ubiquinol-cytochrome c reductase iron-sulfur subunit: MSKQTRRDFLFLVTAVTGAVGMGVVAWPFIRQLRPDEAVLASSCVEVDLSGIEEGMSITVKWRGQPVVIRNRTAKEIAEARATKLSLLRDRQARNPNLEGEEEATDFARSAGEGRENWLIIINLCTHLGCVTLGQSGKFGGWLCPCHGSVYDTAGRVRSGPAHYNLAIPPYRFLSDTLLKIG, translated from the coding sequence ATGAGTAAGCAAACAAGACGCGATTTTCTGTTTTTGGTAACAGCTGTGACAGGGGCAGTTGGGATGGGTGTTGTTGCGTGGCCTTTTATCCGTCAATTGCGCCCAGATGAGGCTGTTTTGGCATCTTCTTGTGTGGAAGTAGACCTTTCTGGGATTGAAGAAGGCATGTCGATAACAGTGAAGTGGCGTGGACAACCTGTCGTTATTCGTAACCGCACCGCAAAAGAAATTGCTGAGGCTCGTGCTACCAAATTAAGCCTTTTGAGAGACCGTCAGGCACGTAATCCTAATCTTGAAGGTGAAGAAGAGGCAACAGATTTTGCCCGTTCGGCAGGTGAGGGGCGTGAGAATTGGCTTATTATCATTAATCTTTGTACGCATCTTGGTTGTGTAACACTTGGACAATCAGGTAAATTTGGTGGGTGGTTGTGTCCATGCCACGGGTCTGTTTACGATACAGCTGGAAGAGTGCGTTCAGGACCCGCTCATTATAATTTAGCTATACCACCTTATCGTTTCCTTTCTGATACCTTACTCAAAATAGGATGA
- the ychF gene encoding redox-regulated ATPase YchF — MGFKCGIVGLPNVGKSTLFNALTKTATAQAANYPFCTIEPNTGEVAVPDLRMEKIASIAGSKEIIPTRISFVDIAGLVRGASKGEGLGNKFLANIREVDAIVHVLRCFQDDDITHVEGRIDPVSDATTVETELMLADLESLERRIVQVRKRATGKEKEALTILPIMEAALDLLQKGSPVRLLLKEISSDERRILDNLNLLTSKPVLYVCNVSESDAAHGNSFTKTVEKIATEQNAQSIIISASIEAEITQLDDAEALEYLNALELFEPSLNRLIRAGYSLLDLITYFTCGPKETRAWTIVRGTKAPQAAGVIHSDFERGFIRAQTISYEDYIALGGENGAKEAGKARDEGKEYIVQDGDIMLFKHNT; from the coding sequence ATGGGCTTTAAATGTGGTATTGTGGGATTACCTAATGTTGGTAAATCAACCCTTTTTAATGCATTAACAAAAACAGCGACAGCACAGGCTGCCAATTATCCCTTTTGCACAATTGAGCCCAATACCGGTGAAGTTGCTGTTCCAGATTTGCGAATGGAAAAAATTGCCTCAATCGCCGGCTCAAAAGAAATCATCCCCACACGCATCAGTTTTGTTGATATTGCTGGACTCGTACGTGGCGCTTCAAAAGGCGAAGGTTTAGGCAATAAGTTTTTAGCCAATATCCGAGAAGTTGATGCCATTGTTCACGTTTTACGCTGTTTTCAAGACGATGATATTACCCATGTAGAAGGCCGCATTGATCCTGTTTCTGATGCTACAACCGTTGAAACAGAACTCATGCTTGCAGATCTTGAAAGCCTTGAACGACGAATTGTACAAGTCCGTAAACGTGCAACCGGCAAAGAAAAAGAAGCTCTCACCATTCTTCCCATTATGGAAGCAGCATTAGATTTACTACAGAAAGGAAGCCCTGTCCGGTTATTACTCAAAGAAATCTCCTCCGATGAACGCCGTATCCTTGATAATTTAAACCTTTTAACGTCCAAACCGGTACTTTATGTATGCAATGTGAGTGAAAGTGATGCCGCTCATGGAAATAGCTTCACCAAAACTGTTGAAAAAATAGCAACAGAGCAAAATGCACAAAGCATTATCATTTCGGCTTCGATCGAAGCAGAAATCACCCAACTTGATGATGCAGAAGCCTTAGAATATCTTAATGCCTTAGAACTCTTTGAACCGAGTTTAAACCGCCTCATTCGCGCTGGCTACTCTTTGCTTGATCTGATTACTTACTTTACCTGTGGCCCCAAAGAAACACGCGCATGGACAATTGTGCGTGGCACCAAAGCCCCCCAAGCGGCTGGTGTAATCCACTCAGACTTTGAACGTGGCTTTATTCGTGCTCAAACCATCAGCTACGAGGATTATATCGCTCTAGGTGGAGAAAATGGTGCGAAAGAAGCAGGTAAAGCCCGTGATGAAGGCAAAGAATACATTGTGCAAGACGGCGATATTATGCTCTTTAAACATAATACCTAA
- a CDS encoding cytochrome c1, whose amino-acid sequence MVNVFIGLIVIAVMSFPFQSVARNVSDKEKEFSSFPLRVPKKQEWSFSGPFGVYDKAQLRRGLKVYRQVCASCHGLKYVTFHDLKALGYDQQQIQNFAKQYEVKDGPNREGKFFKRAGIATDHFPSPFANEEEARFILNGASPPDLSLMARARAISLPFPAVISDVLTHYNTAGPDYITALLTGYQKAPENKKIAGGYWYNPYFVASDTLTMAPPLRDGIVSYEDGAQETVEQYARDVSAFLMWAADPHMEVRKKTGFRVILFLIILASLVYILKVRIWRGLEGKLGENRRG is encoded by the coding sequence ATGGTGAATGTTTTTATTGGATTGATTGTTATAGCGGTGATGAGTTTTCCATTTCAGAGTGTTGCAAGGAACGTCTCTGATAAAGAGAAAGAGTTTAGTTCTTTCCCATTACGTGTTCCTAAAAAACAAGAATGGAGTTTTTCAGGGCCATTTGGGGTTTATGATAAGGCGCAGTTACGGCGTGGTTTAAAGGTTTATCGGCAGGTTTGTGCCAGTTGCCATGGGCTCAAATATGTGACTTTTCATGATTTAAAGGCGCTAGGCTATGATCAGCAACAGATTCAGAATTTCGCCAAGCAATATGAAGTGAAAGATGGTCCTAATCGAGAAGGAAAATTTTTTAAACGTGCTGGTATTGCAACAGACCATTTTCCTTCTCCTTTTGCTAATGAAGAAGAAGCAAGATTTATTCTCAATGGTGCTTCTCCTCCAGATCTCTCGTTGATGGCACGAGCGCGCGCCATATCTTTGCCATTTCCTGCTGTTATTTCCGATGTATTGACGCATTACAATACGGCGGGTCCAGATTATATTACAGCTCTTTTAACGGGATATCAAAAGGCACCAGAGAATAAAAAAATTGCTGGTGGTTATTGGTATAATCCTTATTTTGTTGCAAGTGATACTTTAACTATGGCGCCTCCGTTGCGTGATGGCATTGTCTCCTATGAGGATGGGGCACAGGAAACCGTTGAACAATATGCGCGTGATGTCTCTGCTTTTTTGATGTGGGCTGCAGATCCTCATATGGAGGTTCGTAAAAAAACAGGGTTTCGTGTTATCTTGTTTTTAATCATTTTGGCAAGTCTTGTTTATATTTTGAAAGTCCGGATCTGGCGTGGTTTAGAAGGAAAATTGGGAGAGAATAGGAGAGGCTGA
- a CDS encoding cytochrome b: MTKFLPYCPKSAVARWLDKRLPLPRFFYNAFVIFPVPRNLNYFYTFGGILTVMLLSQLLTGIVLALHYVPDVHLAFETGERFRREGQFGWLFRPWHCVGSSFFFIAAYLHLARGLYYGSYKNMREMVWVTGVFIYITMMAIAFLGYVLVWGMMSVSAASVVAGLLKAIPVVGTWLHETLLGGYSVGQPALNRFYVFHYVLSFVLLFLVGLHIWAIHQVGQSNPTGLAIQSDEEIVPFLPYAFIKDLFAILVFLLLFSWFLFYMPDYMGQAENYSVADPLKAPLRVVPEWYFLPFYAILRAITFNIGFLSSTFVGVLLLAGSVFVWVFVPWLDRSQICSARYRPVYKIFFWAFIFDVLFLGWLGAREMSDSTLLWTYLAIAYYFIFFLVVLPILPLFEKGRSLPASMTEDIKQRKNTLW; this comes from the coding sequence ATGACAAAATTTCTTCCTTATTGTCCTAAAAGTGCTGTTGCCCGCTGGTTGGACAAGCGTTTACCTCTTCCCCGTTTTTTCTATAATGCGTTTGTTATTTTTCCTGTGCCACGTAATCTTAATTACTTTTATACATTTGGCGGTATTTTGACCGTTATGCTTTTATCACAGCTTTTGACCGGCATTGTTTTGGCATTGCATTATGTTCCGGATGTTCATTTGGCCTTTGAAACGGGTGAGCGCTTTAGGCGTGAGGGGCAATTTGGTTGGCTTTTTCGTCCATGGCATTGTGTAGGATCGTCCTTCTTTTTTATTGCTGCTTATCTTCATTTAGCACGCGGACTTTATTACGGTTCTTATAAAAATATGCGCGAAATGGTTTGGGTTACAGGTGTTTTTATCTATATCACTATGATGGCAATAGCATTTTTGGGTTATGTGCTTGTGTGGGGAATGATGTCTGTTTCAGCAGCTTCGGTGGTTGCTGGTCTCCTAAAAGCTATCCCTGTGGTGGGGACATGGCTACATGAGACACTTCTTGGTGGTTATAGCGTAGGACAGCCAGCGTTAAACCGTTTTTATGTTTTTCATTATGTTTTGTCATTTGTTTTACTTTTTTTGGTCGGGCTTCATATTTGGGCAATCCACCAAGTTGGACAGAGTAATCCAACCGGTCTTGCAATACAATCCGATGAGGAAATTGTTCCTTTTTTACCCTATGCGTTTATTAAAGATCTTTTTGCCATTCTTGTTTTTTTGCTTCTTTTTTCTTGGTTTTTATTTTATATGCCCGATTATATGGGGCAGGCTGAAAATTATAGCGTTGCTGATCCTTTAAAAGCGCCTCTTCGTGTTGTACCAGAGTGGTATTTTTTGCCTTTTTATGCGATATTGCGTGCTATAACTTTTAATATTGGTTTTCTTTCATCAACTTTTGTGGGTGTTCTTCTTTTAGCGGGTTCGGTGTTTGTTTGGGTATTTGTTCCATGGTTAGATCGCTCTCAAATTTGCTCGGCAAGATATAGACCTGTTTATAAAATTTTCTTTTGGGCCTTTATTTTTGATGTTCTTTTTCTTGGTTGGTTGGGGGCAAGGGAAATGAGTGATAGCACTCTTTTATGGACGTATTTGGCAATTGCTTATTATTTTATATTCTTTTTGGTTGTTTTGCCGATTCTCCCTCTTTTTGAAAAGGGGCGCTCTCTTCCTGCTTCAATGACTGAAGATATAAAACAGAGAAAAAATACATTATGGTGA
- a CDS encoding PRC-barrel domain-containing protein: protein MKKIVYTTLISVLMASSPYAQPLTVPHKPETISATGTVQVGSDASVRYVTPLATDFVASSLIGANVYNIDDENIGEVKDIILRENNIAGFVIAVGGFLGLGESYVVVAPETIQMINDYGKWKLITNATKDSLKQAPTFKYEGRWAR, encoded by the coding sequence ATGAAGAAAATTGTATATACTACTCTTATATCAGTTTTGATGGCTTCTAGTCCTTATGCCCAGCCTCTCACAGTTCCTCATAAACCTGAAACGATTTCTGCGACAGGGACTGTACAGGTAGGTTCCGATGCGTCTGTGCGTTATGTGACGCCTTTAGCAACGGATTTTGTTGCTTCAAGCCTTATTGGTGCCAATGTATACAATATAGATGATGAAAATATTGGTGAAGTAAAAGATATCATTCTGCGTGAAAATAATATTGCGGGATTTGTTATCGCTGTTGGTGGTTTCCTTGGTCTAGGGGAAAGTTATGTGGTTGTTGCTCCAGAAACAATCCAGATGATAAATGACTATGGTAAATGGAAGCTTATTACCAATGCAACAAAGGATTCTTTAAAACAGGCTCCAACCTTTAAGTACGAAGGACGTTGGGCACGTTAA